GGCCTTCAAAAAGCAGGAAATTTCGATGATGAAGCCAGTCGCCAACCTTCGGGTGAGAACATTTTTGATATTGATTCTGGTTCAGAATATAAGGTCTTAGTAAATAGCGAGGAATGGGCAGAGCTGCGTGAAAAACTGTATCAGCTACGGGAGGACAGAATTCATCCTGGTCTGGACAATAAAATACTGGCAGACTGGAATGGTTTGGCCCTTTCGGCACTTTCCCGTGCTGCTTCTGCTACAGGGAAGTCACAGTACAGCAAGGCGGCTTCTGAATTGGCTACATTTCTCAGGGATGAAATCATGAGGGATGGCCAATTATTGCATATGCCAGAATCTGGGGATAATAGAATTGAGGGATTTCTTGATGATTACAGTTTTATCATCCAGGGATTCAGAAACTATTACGAAACCTCATTTGATGCAGAATATCTAAAATTGGCGATTCAGCTACAGAATACTCAGCTCAGCAAATTCTGGGATGAAGAGGGTGGTGGATTTTTCTTTACGGAAACAGGGGATAGTGATCTGTTCATCCGTCAGAAAGAAATTTATGATGGCGCCATTCCTTCAGGGAATTCTATTGCCGCAGAAAACCTGTACTATCTGGGGCGCCTGGCAGAAAAGCCTGAATGGGAAAGACTTTCAAGAAAGATCGGTGAGACCTTTTCTGAACAGGTCAATCGTGCTCCACGTGGATTTTCGGCACTCTTGCAGATTGTTCAAGCGCAGGTGAATGGAACCCGGGAGATTGTTATCGCTGGTGACAAACAGAATCTTGCTGATGCACGTGGTGTCCTCAGGAAGTTTTATGATCCTTTTAAACTTACACTTTACCGACCCAATGAAAACTTTGATCTTATCGAGGATATTTCAGGATTTTTATCTTACCAAAAAGCTATTGATGGGGGCCTGACCGTTTATATTTGCCAGGACTATGCCTGTCAATATCCCTCAACTGATTTGCCTGCACTGGAGAAAGCTCTTCAGGAAACATTTTGAGATTAAGCGATGAATGCTTCGCCATGTAATTCTTGCACCGCTATAATTCTTGCTGGTGGTAGTGGGAAAAGAATGGGGAAGGATAAGCGCTTTCTAAAAGTGGGCAATGAGCAGCTATTGGATCGTCAGGTTCGTATCTTAAAACAATATTTTGGGGATGTCCTCATCTCGGCTAACGATCCAGGAAAACTGGCATATCTCAATTTACCTGTTGTGAAAGATGAGCACCAGGGTCGAGGTCCCCTCGAGGGGTTAACTTCAGTCCTCAGTGCTTCACGGACAGAGTACAATTTTGTAGTAGCAGTTGATATTCCTACCATTGACATGACTCTGGTTGAGAAAATGAGATCACACCTGGATCATGTATCTGCAGTAGTGCCAATATGTATTGACGGGCGACAACAACCCCTATTCGCTTTCTACAGTAAGAACTGCATACCCATCTTCAGATCAGCCATGGATGATGGAGAGTATGCCATCCATAAAGCTTTGAAAAAATGCCCGGTATATTTCTTCCCCATGAAAGACGAAACGCCCCTGATGAATCTAAATCGGAAAGAGGACTACGAATCTTATCTCAGGGAACAGTAATTAGCCCGTTTTTGATTGCTCTATCCAGATCTGCCCATAGCTCAATTTCCGTTTTTTCCTGCAGTAAGTGCAAATCTATTTCTGAAAGACGCCCCCAGATTAATTGACCTTTTAGGCTGACATATCCTTCCTTTTGAATACACTTGATCATGAGTCGGATTGCCCTGGTCTGGAAAGCTTCTCCGTCTCTGTATTTATCCAGAGCTATTTTCATTTCAGCTTGAACCAGTAGAAGTTCCACATAGGCCTCAACCAATTTTGAATCACCCAGTAGGGTTAGGGCAGTGCTTTCATCCACCATTTCAACAAGATCGGCGTGTTCGGGCATGATTGTATGGAGGACATTTGCTAAATTCTGATCTGCTTCAGAAGCTTGCCCTTTTGCATTCAGTTGTAAAGCAGCAGTAATGACTTCGCCTATCATCTGAATCATGCGCAGGATATAGTCTTCTTGAAGATTGGACACATTTCACCTTGATTGCCGTTTTGATATTGCTTAGAATGTAGACAAACAAAAGTCAGTTGGGTAGACCAAGTTCAATTCAGAGGGTGTAAACCACGACCTTCAGCATTGGAATTGTCTCACAATTAAAATTAATTAAACTGTTCCCCGAGCATAAGCAGGAAGGTAGTTTCTTACATGAAAGCCAAAATCACCAGGATAAATAACTTTCGTAAAAATTCCCTCATTCAGGGGTTTTTTCTGGTCAGAGAAAAACATCTCAGGAGTACGCGTACAAATCATCCCTATTTGCAGTTGGATTTGCAGGATAGTACAGGCACCATCGAAGCAAAAGTTTGGGAAAATGTGCCCGCCTTTGAAAAATCATTTGATGTTGGAGATGCTGTGGTCGTGAAAGGCAGGGTAAGCCTATACAGAGAACAGCTTCAGCTTGAAGTCGAGGATATTGGGAAAGCTTCACCTGAGAAGCACGCGGAGTATGGATTTGATTTAGCAAAATTGATCCCCAGCACCAAACACAATGTGAATCAGATGTGGCGCGAATTAGCCAAAATTATCAAAGAGATGAAAAATACCCATCTCAAATCCCTGATCAGCAACATCTATAAAGATAATGCCGATATAATAAAACAACACCCCGCTTCAATGAAATTGCACCATGCCTGGTTAGGTGGCTTTCTTGAACATGTATTGTCCATGGCCAAGATTGGTGTGTATCTGGGTGAACACTATAATGTAGATGGCGACCTGCTCCTGACTGGTATCCTGCTCCATGATATTGGAAAAATCATTGAGTTGAATCCGGCTCAACAACCAGGATACACCGATGAAGGCCAACTTTTGGGGCATATAGTACTGGGACGTGATTTAGCCAGGGAAGCCATGGCAAAAATTGATGACTTTCCCAAAGATTTACAACTTAAGGTTGAGCACATGATACTTTCACATCAGGGCAAATATGAATGGCAATCACCCAAGCGACCAAAATTCAAGGAAGCGTTACTATTGCACCATATTGACGAATTGGATGCCCGCATGAATATGATGGAGGAAGTGCTCGATAAAGACGGAGAGCCAGGTGTGTGGACCAATCGTTTTAACTATTTCCGCATTCCACTACTGAAAGGTGAACTAGAGAGTGATCAGGAAGTCTAACCAATTCATGGAAATGTCTCTATCAGAATATAGACGAATTGCCCTCATGTCGCTGTGGACAGGTCTGATTGTCACGGTTGGAATGGTTTTCGCGTTGATTCCCAATATTGAGTTGATTATTCTATCAGCCTTCCTCGGTGGTGTGGCACTGGGACCAAGACGCGGTTTAATTGTTGCGCTGGTGGCGGAAGCAATCTTTTCAGCTTTAAATCCCATCGGCTCTGGTCTGGGATTCCCGGTTCTATACCTTTTTCAAATCATCAGCCTGGGTTTGAGCGGACTGACTGGCGGGCTTTTATCCAGGTTTTTAGCAAAAGAACAACCCTATCTGCTAACTTCCATCGCACTGGGTATCATTGGCTTTTTATTGACAATGTTTTATGATGTACTTACGACATTGAGTTTTCCTATCAGTTCAGGGATGACGGAAGGAACTGTCTGGGCTACACTGAGTGCTGGTATCATATTTTTTGTCACACACCTCGTTTCAAACACAATCATGTTTAGCCTTTTTGGTCCTGGTCTGGTCAGGTTGGTGCTTCGACAGCTTGAGATGCACGGCTTATTGAGGGGGCAGCATGCGGGTTAGAAATATCTTTCTGACGCTTGGGTGTGTCCCACTCTTCTTAAACGCACAATTGGATCACTTTGCAGTGGTTGGGAATAGCTATCCCGATTTTGGGGGCATCAATGGAAGTTGGGGACATCTTCAATTTTATCGCTCCTTCGGGATGCAAGGTATTGTCGTGGATGATTGGCGAGATTTGACTGTTGTATCTCCCTTAAGCGGTGAGCCCTTCAATACAGACCGCCAGGGTTGGATACCCATAGTCCCCACGGCAAGTCTCTGGCAGCAAATGCATCCTTCACTTACGGCACCTGCCGATACGACGGCAGCATCAACTCTGGTAAATTACAGACAGGGGGATGGGATATTTAAGGATTTTACATTGTGGTATCATAACAGTCTGGATACTGAGACTCGATATGGATGGACCTCAAAATTGAGATCACATCCCCGCATTTTGGATGCCACGGTATATGATGAACAACGGCACAGGTTTCAAGTCAATACAGAAAAGGATGGTCAATATTATAAGCTTGAAGCTGGGTATGATCACCAGATCAACCCGCTTTATATGATTGCTCAGGATAGTCTGTCTGCCTGGTATTACAATGATATTCCCCAGGTACACTCAAATCGGTGGGATGGAAGCTTTGAATGGAATAATCTGGACTCCAATTCTCAAGGAAGCGAATTATTTGCATGGGTACAGGGTGGCGTATGGAATTGGTCAGGAGGTGAGAGAAAATCTCTTTCTCAAATGGCTAATATGAAACATAGATTTAGCCTGCTGGGTCTGGGATCTGCAGGGCTGAAAATAGGATACATTTCCAAACAATTCGGTGGCAATAAACGAGCATACCACTTGTCGGAGTTCACACTGCCGCAGTGGTCAGGTGATAATTATTCACTGGAGATGGGCTTGAGAATGGTGGGGAAATCGCATTTTTCTCCCATAATCGACGCTCAATACGGAGTAGGTTCCCTGCACCTCAAATATCAAACCCATCAATTGGTTGAAGAGAGAATTTGGAATCCAAAATTATCTATTAGCACTATTCAAGAGTTGACAGCAGGGCTTACCTTTCGACATATAAACCTTTCAATGAGTTACTGGAGTGGTGAAGACGACGGATATGGCATATCTGGGTATTCTGGTGAGGGTCGCATCCGGTTCCCATGGCACATGTCAGCTATGATGGGTGGCGCTATCGTGGGTGGGACACATGATTGGATATTCTCTAAAAAATATATCAACTGGGAAGTCAATCAGGAGCTCACACTGTTTAAGGCAGCCCTTCATGGTGAATTGAAAGTCTGGGGGAAACATTGGTTTGATACCCAACCAGGTATGCTGGACGCAGAGAACTTTCAGACTACTTACTCCGGATTCCCAGGTGAGGAACTGCTACATCTTCTGAATTACACCATTTCTGGACAAGTAAGTTCTGTCATCGTCAGTTTCACCGACCAAAATCTTTTACATGACCAGCTTTGGTCACAATATGGATCCACTTCCTGGAACCCTGAATATTCACTTATGGCCAATCAGATCCCCAATTCTCGTTTTCGATATCTGTCGATTGTCTGGACCTTTGATAACTAGCCCTATCCACCCTCTTAACCTTTTGTCACTGACAAGCATCTAAACCTCCAGTGATGACAAAAAAGCCTGATATTGTGCTATTTGAAAAGGTTCAAAGCCGTGACTCCAGGGCCTTTGATCAACTCATGCGTGAATATTCCCCCGAGTTGTACAATTTCATTTTGAGGATTGTATCCAATACTGAAGACGCCCAGGATATTTTACAAGATACCTTTGTTCGTGTTTGGGAAAAAAGTCATCAGTTCAAGGGCAAGTCAAGCGTCAAGACCTGGATATTCAGAATTGCTATCAATCTTTCGTACACGCATTTGAAAAAGAGGAAGCGCTGGAGTTTATCAATCCTTGATGAGATCAAGTCTCTGATTTCAGGATCTGATCCAGCTCGAGATACTGAGAGAGAGTATAATTCTACGCTACTTGAAAAGAGTCTGGTATTATTAACACCGCGACAGCATGCCGTTGTGGTGGCTCGCATCTATCAGGATCTGCCCTTTGCTCAGATTGGAGAAGCACTGGGATGCTCAGAGAATGCAGCAAAAGTGCATTTTCATGAGGGTAAAAAAAGAATTGAATCATATATAAATAAGCAGGTGGGTTAAGATGGACAAAACAGAAAAATTTATCAGAGAAGAATTATCATCTGGAGATGAAAACCTCCAATTTGATATTGATACAGTCATTGCTGGAACCTATTCCAGCATCAAAAAGAGGGCGATTCGACGAAAGGCTTTCTATTCAAGTCCTGTCGCCATTTTGCTGGTGTTGATTGGGATTATGGTCATTCCAGGAAATGATGAGGACTTAACATTGCCTGGTAGCGAACTGATTGTAGCAGGTTGGGAATATTCCTGGACCGAAACCCAGGATCTGGATCTAGTAAATACGCAAGACACCGTATTTTATGATCAGAGCGTGGACTATTTAATTGATGATAACTACTTTACATACGTTGAAGAGGCCGATGCACTTCTGGACGAAAATGATCTGGAAGCTCTCATGGGCTATTTAAAGGAGGCGTAATATGCGAACAAAGCTTCTATTTTTGACCATCATCCTGGTTGGAACCTCACTTGGGCAACCGCCAACGCCAATGGAAGGTCGGAGGAATCCGCAGAATATGGATGCCATTCGAATCTGGAAGTTGACAGAGGTTTTGGAGTTAACCGAAGAACAGGTGGTTACATTCCTTCCTCTCGTTCAAATTCATGAGCGCAAACTAAAAGAAATTCAGGGCGAAATCAGAGTCCTGGCCAAAGATGCCCATGCACTCATGGAAAAGGGTGATGTGACTCAGAAACAGGTCGATAAATTCTTACAAGAATATGCTGAGAAGCAGAGAGCAGTGTTTAAAATAAAAAATGATTTCATCACTGGCCTGCCAGAGCATCTGACTCCTGAGCAACAGCTTATTTATATCGGTTTTGAGGCTCGCTTCAGAAGTGATTTGAGGGAGTACATGAAAAATGAACGGCGTGGTATGAAAAAAACCATGAAGAATACCCAAAAAGGTAAGTAATATTTAAGTGGAGATTGAACTATGAAAAAGTATCAAATTATCGTTTTGTTGGCACTCATTCTGGGAATGTTTGTATCCTGTGATGTGGCTGAAAGCGATACGAATACCGCTATTGAAGATGCCATTATGAGAGTTATCGCTGCAGATGATAGCACGTATGGAATTGAAGGCATGGGTGATATTGAAGATGAAGATTACGCCCTGGGTAAATCGCCAGAGGGAGATCATTCCGCTGAGTTGTTTACAATAATGTCAGTAAGAGATTCAAATTATGTATGGAGATTCGGTCGCAGAGGAATGGATGTGGAACGCGGTATTACAGTGGAAGTCGAAGACGATAGTTCTGCCCTGGCCCTTATCACACATGCTGTCACCGGGACATTTCACGTACGTCAATTTGCCAGGGTTTGGACAGGTGAAAGTGAATGGACAAGAGGTGATTCAATCCGATTCAGTGAGAAGCCCATTGCCATGACATCAACGCGTCGAGTCGCTTTTAGAAAACGTTTGAATGATGCTGGCGAGGAGCATTGGAAGCCAGTTGCAATGACTTTGCTAAGTGGTCACTCTGGCGAGGTGCTTGATATCGAGGCTCTGGAATGGGTTGCTGAAGATTCCACTTTGGTTTTGACC
Above is a genomic segment from Candidatus Neomarinimicrobiota bacterium containing:
- a CDS encoding molybdenum cofactor guanylyltransferase, with translation MGKDKRFLKVGNEQLLDRQVRILKQYFGDVLISANDPGKLAYLNLPVVKDEHQGRGPLEGLTSVLSASRTEYNFVVAVDIPTIDMTLVEKMRSHLDHVSAVVPICIDGRQQPLFAFYSKNCIPIFRSAMDDGEYAIHKALKKCPVYFFPMKDETPLMNLNRKEDYESYLREQ
- a CDS encoding HD domain-containing protein produces the protein MKAKITRINNFRKNSLIQGFFLVREKHLRSTRTNHPYLQLDLQDSTGTIEAKVWENVPAFEKSFDVGDAVVVKGRVSLYREQLQLEVEDIGKASPEKHAEYGFDLAKLIPSTKHNVNQMWRELAKIIKEMKNTHLKSLISNIYKDNADIIKQHPASMKLHHAWLGGFLEHVLSMAKIGVYLGEHYNVDGDLLLTGILLHDIGKIIELNPAQQPGYTDEGQLLGHIVLGRDLAREAMAKIDDFPKDLQLKVEHMILSHQGKYEWQSPKRPKFKEALLLHHIDELDARMNMMEEVLDKDGEPGVWTNRFNYFRIPLLKGELESDQEV
- a CDS encoding RNA polymerase sigma factor gives rise to the protein MMTKKPDIVLFEKVQSRDSRAFDQLMREYSPELYNFILRIVSNTEDAQDILQDTFVRVWEKSHQFKGKSSVKTWIFRIAINLSYTHLKKRKRWSLSILDEIKSLISGSDPARDTEREYNSTLLEKSLVLLTPRQHAVVVARIYQDLPFAQIGEALGCSENAAKVHFHEGKKRIESYINKQVG